In Nerophis ophidion isolate RoL-2023_Sa linkage group LG03, RoL_Noph_v1.0, whole genome shotgun sequence, the following are encoded in one genomic region:
- the pcare1 gene encoding photoreceptor cilium actin regulator yields MGCSPSKGNTFGTAGSLKRGRMLPAVPPEQPRQVNANHISAGSIKDRKSIGQKQLLQEDELPLSQEDTRVTVPATEVLNPNTLTSQRIDNSNMMQKNVNNGDKQEVIEKKAGKKTKRISRGMKVLKRKDKEMQKIDFPELLVKAHQAAYAFLNPSINKYDDVLELLEKAMQTQAFLQPMVSFLALRYEEIIQVLEEIVDEGEKMLKEHGEHLAWPSQLKNLSSSAPLKSRSAVEPPPDLLQQLLQYTTQRMQNVSQTVGGIGDSALQEAVEYFYSVSELLEEKLKVKREVETRIMRLSSRIELASLRKLGAEDSALFSEDSGIGAESESLAGSEGHHRRVSCESSGTNRTTPIRHLAYTSAGVARKKQACQISPSASLTSLNSLASMCTMMANMQGESLQGSVSLDDGEEDDDGNKTDGDIGNRHEGMRKQITSPLLNCEQRKPFRLPSKRIENPKNVEMTLKMKNAMSGKLQFHQSTSVVAKSKVTGSPKAVRGQVTDEVGPTLKRSQTTVRRAVVKATPVVEERRSRSVESLRSKCDDPTLLELEKPQKKINQRLHKTAKRKDSVKQNSKATQSKQSHRTSPADSPRINRKHPSLEKEGNLRDKATLTKRITKCQEAATSIEEDDKPKDQTTFKGPVKATPPPSPPVSPRPSSSLYKGRNSVRKLIDTFSQGIEDMDSSDVIGPLRGVRKCGVPVLPGLGNVTAFLSPGKTSCRPDRTQCENTDYLDLDSLPPPPLEVLMDNSFESAGVTDAGTIKPEKSPMAKRTGLSQRLRASGQSVIVLPSKGGVPQCTKEISPAKVDKVITFQTNVSQPDVQGELDPMKEINSTLLLQIRKNRYLKHSSNSQLENSLNNYEVTSQSTSQNNSTTIQEDDNLLMAEINSTLSEVPPSSAASIQSFATPAQSKGRVLPSTPSTKRTTHRRLPSPHSFKKPPTPPSSASPPVTRRPTTTPEGPKMHTSWPVMKTLNSNVSSLYPFKAPSPPASPKVQRWSRENSTEDSPRLISNARSVFCPISSSLFEAKPCTAPQTTQAWTSAGGSSLTHTCGNRGRFPMYVTGPRPFIQRSHSERRSSLNLPPQSPGFSVAETCGSEPAICTQGLDDELSREAESWGSQSSLRSTPLSASYPDLCVVGQALHRD; encoded by the exons ATGGGATGTTCACCATCCAAAGGTAATACTTTTGGGACTGCGGGCTCTTTGAAGAGGGGAAGAATGTTGCCCGCTGTACCTCCAGAGCAGCCTAGACAAGTCAATGCCAATCATATTTCTGCTGGATCTATTAAAGACAGGAAGTCTATTGGACAAAAACAGTTACTTCAAGAGGATGAACTGCCATTATCACAAGAAGATACACGTGTGACTGTACCTGCCACAGAGGTATTAAACCCGAATACATTGACAAGTCAAAGGATAGATAACAGCAACATGATGCAGAAAAACGTAAACAATGGGGACAAGCAGGAAGTAATTGAGAAAAAGGCAGGCAAAAAAACAAAGAGGATTTCTAGAGGTATGAAAGTGCTGAAAAGGAAAGATAAGGAGATGCAGAAAATTGATTTCCCCGAACTTCTGGTAAAAGCTCACCAAGCTGcttatgcctttttaaatcccAGCATAAACAAATATGATGATGTACTTGAACTGCTGGAAAAAGCAATGCAAACTCAAGCCTTTTTACAGCCAATGGTTTCTTTTCTGGCATTGCGCTATGAAGAAATAATTCAGGTTCTGGAAGAAATTGTTGAtgaaggagaaaaaatgcttaaaGAACATGGCGAACATCTTGCATGGCCAAGTCAATTGAAAAACCTCTCATCTTCTGCACCTCTAAAATCACGCTCTGCTGTAGAGCCCCCACCGGATTTGTTGCAGCAGCTGCTTCAATACACCACACAGAGAATGCAGAATGTGAGCCAGACTGTTGGAGGAATTGGGGACTCTGCCCTGCAGGAGGCGGTGGAATACTTCTATTCTGTCTCAGAACTTTTAGAGGAGAAACTGAAAGTCAAACGTGAAGTTGAGACTAGGATAATGCGACTGTCATCCCGCATTGAATTGGCATCTCTTCGCAAACTCGGGGCAGAAGACTCTGCTCTTTTTAGCGAGGACAGTGGTATTGGGGCTGAGAGTGAATCCCTTGCTGGATCAGAAGGGCATCATAGGCGTGTGAGTTGTGAATCTAGTGGAACGAACAGAACTACTCCAATACGTCATTTGGCATACACCTCAGCAGGAGTGGCAAGGAAAAAACAGGCGTGTCAAATAAGTCCAAGTGCTTCCCTCACTTCACTGAACTCATTAGCTTCTATGTGCACAATGATGGCTAATATGCAAGGTGAATCATTACAAGGATCAGTCTCTTTAGATGATGGCGAGGAAGATGATGATGGAAATAAAACGGATGGAGACATTGGAAATAGACACGAAGGGATGAGAAAGCAAATTACTTCTCCACTGTTAAATTGTGAACAACGAAAACCATTTCGCTTACCCTCCAAACGTATAGAGAATCCTAAAAACGTAGAAATGAccttaaaaatgaaaaatgctaTGAGTGGTAAATTACAGTTCCACCAATCAACAAGTGTTGTTGCCAAATCAAAGGTAACAGGTAGTCCAAAAGCAGTGAGAGGACAAGTGACTGATGAGGTGGGGCCAACTCTAAAAAGATCTCAAACAACAGTTCGAAGAGCAGTAGTCAAAGCAACCCCAGTGGTGGAAGAAAGACGTTCCCGTTCTGTTGAATCCTTGCGGAGCAAATGTGACGATCCCACTTTGCTTGAACTGGAAAAGCCTCAGAAAAAAATAAACCAGAGGTTGCATAAAACAGCCAAACGCAAGGACAGCGTAAAGCAAAATTCAAAGGCAACACAATCCAAACAAAGTCATAGAACATCACCAGCAGATTCTCCGAGAATAAATCGTAAGCACCCATCTTTGGAGAAAGAGGGCAATCTACGAGACAAGGCAACGCTTACAAAGCGCATCACCAAATGTCAGGAAGCTGCCACCAGTATAGAGGAAGACGATAAGCCGAAAGATCAAACAACATTTAAGGGCCCTGTTAAAGCTACACCCCCTCCGAGCCCCCCTGTATCACCAAGACCCTCTTCAAGTCTGTACAAAGGCAGGAATTCTGTCAGAAAACTCATAGATACTTTCAGTCAAGGAATAGAAGATATGGACAGCTCTGATGTTATTGGACCACTTAGGGGTGTACGAAAGTGTGGTGTTCCAGTGTTGCCAGGTTTAGGAAATGTCACAGCTTTCCTGAGCCCGGGGAAAACCAGTTGTAGACCTGATCGAACACAATGTGAGAACACTGATTATTTAGATTTGGATAGTCTTCCTCCACCCCCACTAGAAGTGTTAATGGACAATTCATTTGAAAGTGCTGGTGTAACAGATGCTGGAACAATCAAACCTGAAAAATCACCAAtggcaaaaaggactggactgtcACAGCGACTACGGGCCTCAGGTCAATCTGTGATAGTGCTACCAAGCAAAGGTGGTGTGCCACAATGTACAAAGGAAATTTCCCCAGCTAAAGTAGATAAAGTCATAACATTCCAGACAAATGTCAGTCAACCAGATGTTCAAGGAGAACTTGACCCAATGAAGGAAATAAATTCTACTTTGTTGCTGCAAATTAGAAAAAATAGATACCTTAAACACTCTTCCAACTCACAGTTGGAAAATTCTTTAAACAATTATGAAGTAACAAGTCAATCTACAAGTCAAAATAATTCAACAACTATACAGGAGGATGACAACCTCTTGATGGCAGAAATAAACTCAACATTGTCCGAAGTGCCTCCCTCATCGGCCGCCAGTATTCAGTCATTTGCCACTCCAGCACAGTCAAAGGGTCGAGTGTTGCCATCCACGCCTTCGACTAAAAGGACTACTCATCGAAGACTTCCTAGTCCCCATAGTTTCAAAAAGCCACCAACACCGCCCTCGTCAGCCAGTCCCCCAGTAACCAGAAGACCTACCACTACACCAGAAGGTCCCAAGATGCATACCAGCTGGCCTGTTATGAAGACTTTGAATTCAAATGTTTCCTCCTTATACCCCTTCAAAGCACCATCACCGCCTGCTTCACCAAAAGTTCAAAGATGGTCAAGAGAAAACAGCACCGAAGACTCTCCTCGGTTGATCAGTAATGCACGGTCCGTCTTTTGCCCAATTTCCTCATCCTTGTTTGAGGCCAAGCCTTGTACAGCGCCTCAAACGACTCAAGCCTGGACGTCTGCCGGAGGCTCTTCTCTAACACATACTTGTGGGAATCGTGGCCGGTTTCCTATGTATGTCACAGGCCCTCGACCTTTTATCCAACGAAGCCATTCAGAAAGAAGATCAAGTTTAAACCTTCCACCTCAATCCCCAGGCTTCTCAGTTGCTGAGACTTGTGGAAGTGAACCAGCTATTTGCACACAGGG ACTAGATGATGAACTATCAAGAGAAGCGGAATCATGGGGAAGCCAGTCCAGCCTCAGATCAACTCCACTCTCTGCATCCTACCCGGATTTGTGTGTTGTTGGACAGGCCTTGCACAGGGACTAA